In the genome of Streptomyces aquilus, the window GTGCGGTACAGGCTGAACGGCGAGTCGTAGGACTGGAGGCGGCTGCTCATCGCCGTGCCGTCGGCCCACTTCAGGGCCTTCGCGTGGGAGTCGATCGGCAGGACGAGACCGGTGCCCGGGTGGGCGCTGGTGTTGTTGTCCGCCTGGGAGGTGTCCCACTTCCAGATCAACAGGCCGTTCTGGTAGGCGTAGTGCTCGACCCAGCTCGGACGGGTCGTGGAGAAGCCGAAGTTGTACGGGCCGACCTTCAACGTCTTGTCGTACGACACGTACTGGCGGTTCTCCGCGATGTAGTACTGCGCGTAGTCCTTGCTGAAGGACGCGCCCACGCGGGAGAAGCCCTTCGCCGTCCAGGCCGCGTCCGCGGTCTCGGCGTCGTCGCTGAACAGGGCGGCGCCGTCGGCGGTCACGGAGATCCGGTCGGCCGTGAAGCCCTTGCCGGCCACACCGCCGTCCGAGGAGTAGCGGAAGCGCACGTCGATCTTCTGGCCGGCGTAGGCGTCCAGCGGGAACGACAGCTTCTTGTACGTCTCCGAGGAACCGGTCAGCACGGGCTGGCCGCTGGCGTCCTTCGGGAGGGCCGTGCCGTCCGCGGTGCCGTCGACGGGCGTCCACTTGGTGCCGCCGTCGGTGGAGACCTCGGTGTAGACGTAGTCGTAGCCGGCCTCGGTGTCCCACCAGCCGTCCAGGGTCAGCGTCGCCGCCGACTTGCCGGTGAGGTCCACGGAACGGGACAGCGTGTTGTTGAGGCTGTTGCCGCTGCCGCTCCACCACTGGGTGGCGCCCTGGGCCGGGGTCACGATCTCGGTGGTGACCGCCTTCTTGGGCAGTTCGACGACCAGACCCTGCTTGTTCTTCGTGTTGTACTCGGCGACGCCCAGCCGGTGCTTGGACTTGGTCGCGGCCTTCGCCACGTCGTAGTCCAGCCAGCCCAGTTGGAGCTTGTCCCAGGCGGTCATGTCGCCGGGCAGGTCACCGATGGCGTCCTTGCCGGTGCCGAGCCAGGAACCGGAGGACATCAGGGTCCAGAAGCCGGTGGAGTTGTCACCGCCGCCGGAGGTGTCGTAGTGGTCCGGCAGACCGAGGTCGTGGCCGAACTCGTGGGCGAAGACGCCGAGTCCGCCGTTCTCCGGCTGGATGGTGTAGTCGCCGACCCAGATGCCGGTGTCGCCGACCTGGGTGCCGCCGAGCAGGTTGCCCGAGGGGCCGGAGTTGCCGGCGTCGGTGCCGAAGGCGTACCAGCGGTGCGCCCAGATGGCGTCCTCGCCCTGCGCGCCGCCGCCCGCGGACTCGTCCTCACCGGCGTGCACGATCTGGAAGTGGTCGATGTAGCCGTCGGGCTCGTTGAAGTCGCCGTCGCCGTCGAAGTCGTAGCGGTCCCACTGGTCGAACTCGGCGAGGTCCGCCTTGATCTGCGCGTCGGTGCGCCCCGCTGCCTTCTGCTGGGCGACCCAGGCCGTGACGCCGTCCTGCACCGCGTTCCAGGCGCAGGTGTCACAGGAGTTCGAGCCGTAACGGGCCTCGTTGTAGGGGACCTTGACCCAGTCGGTGACCTCGCCCTCGACCGAGTAGCGGCCCGAGGACTGCTTCTCGTAGTAGGTCTTCATCGACGCGGTGCCGTCGCCGAAGTAGAGGTCCTCGTAGTGGGCCGTGTTGTAGTCCGCCTGCCACGCCGTGGAGTTGTCCTGGGCTCGGTCCGGCTGGGCTATCTCGTTGTGGGCGGGGCCGGCCGTGCCGCCGTAGCGGGGGTCCGTCTTGTCGCCGAACTCCACGAGGATCGTGAAGATCTTGTCGGTGCGCTCCCGGCCCAGCTCGACGTACTTGCTGTCGCCCTTGCGGCTCTTGAGCGCGACGACCTGGGAGCCGTGGCGCTGCTGCACCTTGGCATCGCCGGATATGACCTGCTTGAGCGCCTCTTCGCGCTGCGCCTCCTGGGTCTTGGAGAGCGGGCCGTCGAAGTCGTGTTCCTGCGTGGTCTTCGCCGGCTGCGGGTCGGTCCGGTTCGCGGTGGCCGACTGAGGGGCGGCGGTGCCGGCCTGGGCGACGGCGGACGTGGCGAACGTCGCGGTCGCGGCGGCCAGCGCGACGGTGGTCGCCGCCGCTCTGAACATCCAGGATCTACTGGTCACTTGAGGTCCTCCCCCGCGTTCGGGCGCGCGGGGG includes:
- a CDS encoding immune inhibitor A domain-containing protein — encoded protein: MTSRSWMFRAAATTVALAAATATFATSAVAQAGTAAPQSATANRTDPQPAKTTQEHDFDGPLSKTQEAQREEALKQVISGDAKVQQRHGSQVVALKSRKGDSKYVELGRERTDKIFTILVEFGDKTDPRYGGTAGPAHNEIAQPDRAQDNSTAWQADYNTAHYEDLYFGDGTASMKTYYEKQSSGRYSVEGEVTDWVKVPYNEARYGSNSCDTCAWNAVQDGVTAWVAQQKAAGRTDAQIKADLAEFDQWDRYDFDGDGDFNEPDGYIDHFQIVHAGEDESAGGGAQGEDAIWAHRWYAFGTDAGNSGPSGNLLGGTQVGDTGIWVGDYTIQPENGGLGVFAHEFGHDLGLPDHYDTSGGGDNSTGFWTLMSSGSWLGTGKDAIGDLPGDMTAWDKLQLGWLDYDVAKAATKSKHRLGVAEYNTKNKQGLVVELPKKAVTTEIVTPAQGATQWWSGSGNSLNNTLSRSVDLTGKSAATLTLDGWWDTEAGYDYVYTEVSTDGGTKWTPVDGTADGTALPKDASGQPVLTGSSETYKKLSFPLDAYAGQKIDVRFRYSSDGGVAGKGFTADRISVTADGAALFSDDAETADAAWTAKGFSRVGASFSKDYAQYYIAENRQYVSYDKTLKVGPYNFGFSTTRPSWVEHYAYQNGLLIWKWDTSQADNNTSAHPGTGLVLPIDSHAKALKWADGTAMSSRLQSYDSPFSLYRTDGMTLHKADVATRIPSSKGVPVFNDHTSTYYDEATPFAGVRVTDTNTKIKIVKEAKNGSTISLEVGPAVK